The Erythrobacter sp. JK5 genome includes a region encoding these proteins:
- a CDS encoding sorbosone dehydrogenase family protein: MAILRKLAIALVVFLAIAGIGFYVLSRGDTADLSVEAVAGTDPTLQEPEAESFPTVQIATPVGWGQDQLPDAAEGLTVNRFADGLDHPRVLYALPNGDVLVTLTRAPEEEQGGGIMDTIRGWVASYLFSQAGAAGTSPNQIVLLRDADGDGVAEVKTVIREEGLDSPSGMSWHDGTLYVANHNAVLAFDYALGSDKVSGEPRKLMDLPPGGGHWMRNVEIHPDGDRLFVAVGSVSNIGESGMAVEEGRAMIWEYNLETNRQRKFAEGLRNPNGMDFSPWSGELWTTVNERDMLGSDLVPDYLTNVPVGAHYGWPWIYFKDNFDRRVDAPMPAYLQEYTRKPEFAMGPHVAALGLVFSREGHRMGGRMARGAFIARHGSWNRKPPSGYDVVYVAFDERGNPTGKPQPVLTGFLNADGTTKGRPTWVEWAGDGSLLVSDDTAGIIWRAVAPGAEPGAAIARVRGNALPPQRELRDPRATFEEDYLRRQSQQ, encoded by the coding sequence ATGGCTATTCTTCGCAAACTCGCAATCGCCCTGGTCGTCTTTCTCGCGATCGCCGGAATCGGCTTCTACGTCCTGTCGCGTGGTGACACCGCGGACCTTTCGGTCGAGGCGGTTGCCGGGACCGACCCGACCCTGCAGGAACCCGAAGCGGAGAGCTTTCCCACGGTGCAGATCGCCACGCCGGTCGGCTGGGGGCAGGACCAGCTGCCCGACGCCGCCGAAGGCCTGACGGTCAACCGCTTCGCCGATGGGCTGGATCATCCGCGTGTGCTCTATGCGCTGCCCAACGGCGACGTGCTGGTGACGCTGACCCGCGCACCCGAAGAGGAACAGGGCGGCGGTATCATGGACACGATCCGCGGCTGGGTCGCCTCCTACCTGTTTTCGCAGGCCGGCGCGGCCGGGACGTCGCCCAACCAGATCGTGCTGCTGCGCGACGCCGATGGCGACGGTGTGGCCGAAGTGAAGACGGTGATCCGCGAGGAGGGGCTCGATTCCCCTTCGGGCATGAGCTGGCATGACGGCACGCTCTATGTCGCCAATCACAACGCCGTGCTCGCCTTCGACTACGCGCTGGGAAGCGACAAGGTGAGCGGCGAACCGCGCAAGCTGATGGATCTGCCTCCGGGAGGCGGTCACTGGATGCGCAACGTGGAAATTCACCCGGACGGCGACCGGCTATTCGTCGCGGTCGGATCGGTCAGCAATATCGGCGAAAGCGGAATGGCGGTCGAAGAAGGCCGGGCGATGATCTGGGAATACAATCTCGAGACCAATCGCCAGCGCAAGTTTGCCGAGGGGCTGCGCAATCCCAACGGCATGGATTTCAGCCCGTGGAGCGGAGAACTGTGGACCACGGTGAATGAGCGCGACATGCTCGGATCCGACCTGGTGCCCGATTACCTCACCAACGTTCCGGTCGGCGCGCATTACGGCTGGCCGTGGATCTACTTCAAGGACAATTTCGATCGCCGGGTCGATGCGCCGATGCCGGCCTATCTGCAGGAATATACCCGCAAGCCCGAATTCGCGATGGGTCCGCACGTCGCCGCGCTTGGGCTGGTGTTCAGCCGCGAAGGCCACCGGATGGGCGGCCGCATGGCGAGGGGGGCGTTCATCGCTCGCCACGGCTCGTGGAACCGCAAGCCGCCCTCGGGTTACGACGTGGTCTATGTCGCGTTCGACGAACGCGGGAACCCCACCGGCAAGCCTCAGCCGGTGCTGACCGGATTCCTCAATGCCGACGGCACCACCAAGGGGCGCCCGACCTGGGTCGAGTGGGCGGGCGATGGATCGCTGCTGGTGTCGGACGATACCGCCGGGATCATCTGGCGTGCGGTCGCGCCCGGCGCCGAACCCGGCGCGGCGATTGCACGGGTAAGGGGCAATGCCCTGCCGCCGCAGCGCGAGCTGCGCGATCCGCGGGCGACTTTCGAAGAGGATTACCTGCGCCGCCAGTCGCAGCAATAG
- a CDS encoding GAF domain-containing protein produces MYDFQPETGLDTAERYRQLVDAADALTADEPDAVANMANVAALIREFVPDLNWAGFYRVGEAKSGGRELVLGPFVGRPACIRIPIGAGVCGVAAQSGETQLVEDVHAFPGHIACDAASRSELVVPVVREGEVIAVIDLDSPSPARFSPADAEGLEQLAALLSNRI; encoded by the coding sequence ATGTACGATTTCCAACCCGAAACCGGTCTCGACACAGCGGAGCGCTATCGCCAGCTGGTCGACGCCGCCGATGCGCTCACCGCCGACGAGCCCGATGCAGTCGCCAACATGGCCAATGTCGCGGCGCTGATTCGGGAATTCGTGCCCGATCTCAACTGGGCGGGGTTCTACCGCGTGGGCGAGGCGAAATCGGGCGGACGCGAACTGGTGCTCGGCCCGTTCGTGGGGCGGCCCGCTTGCATCCGGATCCCGATCGGGGCCGGCGTGTGCGGCGTGGCGGCGCAATCGGGCGAAACCCAGCTGGTCGAAGACGTGCACGCCTTCCCCGGCCACATCGCCTGCGACGCCGCCAGCCGATCGGAGCTGGTCGTGCCGGTGGTGCGCGAAGGCGAGGTGATCGCCGTGATCGATCTCGACAGCCCCAGCCCGGCGCGCTTTTCCCCGGCGGACGCCGAAGGGCTCGAGCAGCTGGCGGCGCTGCTTTCGAACCGTATCTGA
- a CDS encoding collagen binding domain-containing protein, with protein MTKRRSRILNAAARLAVALGASALGALALPPPALAQQDDVARLPAGWQANEDDFLFLQLVIENYKLTYDVRGYQTDRGVCLDLADVIQSLDLPVRIDKKSRRATGWLFSEDQTFTLDREQNTVQNVNTGRAPVARDIYDTPEGWCVDTAALSRWFGIDFRPDLYNAVVRLKTDRELPFIKAIERRSRAARLRAKPKQFDLTKFPNAEMEYRPWRTPSLDVVAQAGYRTGNAIGGRDGGSGRLELYAAGEALGASYTARIATDDQLSPQTVRLRAYRNDPDGNLLGPLKATQVAAGDVETVAGRLTGQTAIGRGAFVSNRPLGQTSRFDTTTLRGTLPAGWDAELYRNGQLIGFQDDRGDGRYEFIDVELFYGRNDLEVVLYGPQGQIRRETSSVPVGFNQIEPGQTYYWAGVVQNQRDLFDLGNGIERAPQKWRWGVGVERGLDQRTSAAIGVQNLFFAGARRTYAEGSVARSFGRMQLELVGAHEFGAGSVAELNAAGRFGRLNFGANTLISFGNFTSEFVTQDLDYRAGFTVDTSLALGRFGLPIQAEAVHSKLKDESEVNEFLLTTSVNAGRAAFSAQLDHRERSASPTARASADTRLRLLANARFKGLRVRGNAAFLLNGRQKGFDNATVRVDKDIDDVSDLQAEVEYTARQDEFRFAAGYTRRFDKFSLRSDAYVTSSGGIGANIQLAFSLGPDPVGGGVRVTHSKLARSGQAAVTVFRDDDGNGVRDPGEELLKDVLVEAGLRRTDAITGENGRAIVDDLRPFRPVLVGVDESSLGDPFLAPAVKGIVLTPRPGVVAQIELPVSPTGEVEGMLLNPAGVEQPGVALELVDLRGNLVATTISEFDGFFLLQKVPYGEYRLRVAEAAANTLSVASDLTSARPGGTLTVNRANDIVRLGPIKLRRNDPPERNRAGETTIAAAPVGPASGDPLADDTPLP; from the coding sequence ATGACCAAGCGTCGATCCCGGATCCTGAACGCCGCCGCAAGACTTGCGGTGGCGCTTGGCGCATCCGCGCTCGGCGCGCTTGCATTGCCCCCTCCGGCCCTGGCGCAGCAGGACGATGTCGCGCGCTTGCCTGCCGGGTGGCAGGCAAACGAGGACGATTTCCTTTTTCTCCAGCTGGTTATCGAAAACTACAAGCTCACCTACGACGTGCGCGGATACCAGACCGATCGCGGCGTGTGCCTCGATCTTGCCGACGTCATTCAGTCGCTCGACCTGCCGGTGCGGATCGACAAGAAGTCGCGCCGCGCAACTGGCTGGCTGTTCAGCGAGGACCAGACATTCACCCTCGACCGCGAGCAGAATACAGTACAAAACGTGAACACAGGGCGCGCGCCGGTTGCGCGCGACATTTACGATACGCCCGAAGGGTGGTGTGTCGATACCGCTGCCCTGTCGCGCTGGTTCGGGATCGATTTCCGGCCCGATCTGTACAACGCGGTGGTGCGGCTCAAGACCGACCGCGAACTGCCGTTCATCAAGGCGATCGAGCGCAGAAGTCGTGCCGCGCGACTTCGTGCCAAGCCGAAACAGTTCGACCTGACCAAATTCCCCAACGCAGAAATGGAATATCGCCCGTGGCGGACCCCGTCGCTCGATGTGGTGGCGCAGGCTGGCTACCGCACCGGCAATGCGATCGGCGGGCGCGACGGGGGTTCGGGTCGGCTTGAACTCTATGCCGCGGGCGAGGCGCTCGGGGCCAGCTACACCGCGCGGATTGCGACCGACGACCAGCTATCTCCGCAGACGGTGCGTCTGCGCGCCTATCGCAACGATCCAGACGGCAATCTGCTCGGACCGCTCAAGGCCACGCAGGTCGCCGCTGGCGATGTCGAAACCGTCGCGGGGCGGCTGACCGGGCAGACGGCGATCGGTCGCGGTGCCTTCGTCAGCAATCGCCCGCTGGGGCAGACATCGCGGTTCGATACGACGACGCTGCGCGGCACCCTGCCTGCCGGCTGGGATGCAGAGCTTTACCGCAACGGTCAGCTGATCGGATTCCAGGACGATCGCGGCGACGGGCGCTACGAATTCATCGATGTCGAGCTGTTCTATGGCCGCAATGATCTGGAAGTCGTGCTGTACGGACCGCAGGGCCAGATCCGGCGCGAAACCTCATCGGTCCCGGTCGGATTCAACCAGATCGAGCCCGGCCAGACGTATTATTGGGCGGGAGTGGTCCAGAACCAGCGCGATCTGTTCGATCTCGGCAACGGGATCGAGCGCGCGCCGCAGAAGTGGCGCTGGGGCGTCGGGGTCGAACGCGGGCTGGATCAGAGGACAAGCGCCGCGATCGGCGTGCAGAACCTGTTTTTTGCCGGAGCCCGCCGCACCTATGCGGAGGGTTCTGTCGCACGCAGTTTCGGGCGGATGCAGCTCGAACTGGTCGGCGCGCATGAATTCGGCGCGGGCAGCGTCGCCGAACTGAATGCGGCAGGCCGGTTCGGTCGCTTGAATTTCGGTGCCAACACTCTGATTTCGTTCGGTAACTTTACCAGCGAATTCGTTACCCAGGATCTCGATTACCGAGCCGGCTTTACCGTCGACACGTCGCTTGCGCTTGGCCGGTTTGGATTGCCGATCCAGGCCGAGGCGGTGCATTCGAAGCTCAAGGACGAGTCCGAGGTCAACGAATTCCTGCTGACCACCTCGGTCAATGCCGGCCGTGCGGCGTTTTCCGCGCAGCTCGACCACCGCGAACGATCGGCCAGCCCGACCGCGCGGGCCTCGGCCGATACGCGGTTGCGGCTGCTCGCCAATGCGCGGTTCAAGGGCCTGCGGGTGCGTGGCAATGCCGCATTCCTGCTCAATGGCCGACAAAAGGGGTTCGACAATGCGACGGTGCGGGTCGACAAGGACATCGATGACGTATCCGACCTCCAGGCCGAGGTCGAGTATACGGCACGGCAGGACGAATTCCGTTTCGCTGCGGGTTATACGCGGCGGTTCGACAAGTTCTCGCTGCGCAGCGATGCCTACGTCACCTCTAGCGGCGGGATCGGGGCGAACATCCAGCTCGCCTTCAGCCTCGGGCCCGATCCGGTCGGGGGCGGGGTCCGCGTGACTCATTCCAAGCTCGCGCGCAGCGGCCAGGCCGCGGTCACGGTGTTCCGCGACGACGACGGCAACGGCGTGCGCGATCCGGGCGAGGAATTGCTCAAGGACGTGCTGGTCGAAGCCGGGTTGCGCCGCACCGATGCCATCACCGGCGAGAATGGCCGCGCGATCGTCGACGATCTGCGACCTTTCCGCCCGGTGCTGGTCGGGGTCGACGAAAGCTCGCTGGGCGATCCGTTCCTCGCCCCGGCGGTCAAGGGGATCGTGCTGACCCCGCGCCCCGGCGTCGTCGCGCAGATCGAGCTACCGGTATCGCCGACCGGCGAGGTCGAGGGCATGCTGCTCAATCCCGCCGGGGTCGAACAGCCGGGCGTCGCGCTCGAGCTGGTCGATCTGCGCGGCAACCTCGTTGCGACCACGATCAGCGAATTCGACGGCTTCTTCCTGCTGCAGAAGGTGCCCTATGGCGAATACCGCCTGCGCGTGGCCGAGGCCGCGGCGAACACGCTGTCAGTGGCAAGCGATCTGACGAGCGCAAGGCCGGGGGGCACTCTGACGGTCAACCGCGCCAACGACATCGTGCGGCTCGGCCCGATCAAACTCCGCCGAAACGATCCGCCCGAGCGCAATCGCGCGGGCGAAACGACCATCGCCGCTGCGCCGGTCGGCCCGGCGAGCGGCGATCCCCTGGCCGACGATACCCCGCTTCCCTGA
- a CDS encoding DUF815 domain-containing protein — MTEPRDPIERIADALERLAPAVTPPVDWNESPAYVWDGERVRAVEWPDPLVEIRGIASPNATSLDVLRGIDEQKRAVVANLERFGRLMPCHDMLLWGARGMGKSSLVRAAAAEAHEVSGGEIALVEYLSPSLATLPQLIELLAAQHRGFILFLDDLGFGQDDMRENLMLRSLLDGGAVARPPNLLVAVTSNRRSIVAREADGANALHERDERDNALALADRFGLRLGFHPCDREAYLDMVRAYTDPLKLEVDEEDALAWSIARGNLSGRTAYQYVIDLMGRIFDSKCK, encoded by the coding sequence ATGACCGAACCTCGCGATCCGATCGAGAGAATCGCCGACGCGCTGGAGCGCCTGGCACCTGCCGTCACGCCGCCGGTCGATTGGAATGAGTCCCCCGCCTATGTCTGGGATGGGGAGCGCGTGCGAGCGGTGGAATGGCCCGACCCGTTGGTGGAGATTCGCGGCATTGCCTCGCCCAACGCGACTTCGCTCGACGTGTTGCGCGGGATCGACGAGCAGAAGCGGGCGGTCGTGGCCAATCTGGAGCGGTTCGGGAGATTGATGCCGTGCCACGACATGTTGCTGTGGGGCGCACGCGGGATGGGTAAATCGTCGCTCGTGCGCGCTGCCGCAGCAGAAGCGCATGAAGTCAGCGGAGGCGAGATCGCGCTGGTCGAATATCTCTCTCCTTCGCTTGCGACTCTGCCGCAGCTGATCGAGCTTCTCGCAGCTCAGCATCGAGGGTTCATCCTGTTCCTCGACGATCTCGGCTTTGGCCAGGATGACATGCGCGAAAACCTGATGCTGCGCAGCCTGCTTGATGGCGGAGCGGTGGCACGTCCGCCAAATCTGCTGGTTGCCGTGACCTCCAATCGCCGCTCGATTGTCGCCCGCGAGGCAGACGGAGCGAACGCACTGCACGAGCGCGACGAGCGCGACAATGCTCTGGCGCTTGCCGACCGGTTCGGGTTGAGGCTCGGCTTTCATCCGTGCGACCGGGAAGCCTACCTCGACATGGTTCGCGCCTACACCGATCCGCTGAAACTGGAAGTGGACGAAGAGGACGCACTTGCCTGGTCGATCGCGCGCGGCAATCTTTCCGGGCGAACGGCGTATCAATACGTCATCGACCTGATGGGGCGCATCTTCGACAGCAAGTGCAAGTAG